Genomic segment of Cyanobacteriota bacterium:
GCTCCCGTTGATGTGCGGCCTTGGAATTTTGGGAGGAGCACTCTGGAGCGGTATCGTCGGGCTATTTCATATTTACCGAGGCATGAATCTAATCATTGGCACCCTGATGATGAACTACATCGGTATTCTGCTGACCCAGTACGCAGCACGAGTACCGCTCCGGGAACCTGATGGATTTTTACCAGAATCAGCCCAGTTTAGCGCCAATGCTCAGATACCTACCTTGTTAGGAACTCGTTTGCACTGGGGTGTGCTGTTAGCATTGCTGTTGACCAGCGTGATTTATGTCCTGCTGTGGCGAACACCTTTAGGATTTCATCTGCGCGCAGTGGGAGCAAATGTAAATGTCGCTCGTTGTGTTGGTATCGACACAAATCGTAATATTTTGACCGCTCTGATGATTAGCGGTGGGCTAGCCGGGTTAGCTGGCATTATTGAAGTGAGTTACACCTATACTCGCTTAAAGGGAGAAATTTCTGATGGCTACGGGTTTGCAGGCATTCTAGTGGCCTTGCTAGGTCAGTTACACCCTCTAGGTGTGTTAGTGTCTGCTATTCTCTTCTCAGCACTGATTGTGGGTGCTCAAGCCCTAAATGTAGTGCTGCAAATTCCAGCCTCTGTTGCTCAAGTTGTGCAAGCTATAGTCGTGCTACTAGTGCTTTTGGGTAATGCGATCGCCCAAGGCGATAACCAGCGATAGTGTTACTGCTTTGGCGATCGAGCTTTGTAAAACGTTTCTAGACTGTTAATATCCCCAACAAACCGCCAATGCCAGGGTTCGTAACTGATGCCTTGAGGGTTATTGGGCGG
This window contains:
- a CDS encoding ABC transporter permease, whose protein sequence is LPLMCGLGILGGALWSGIVGLFHIYRGMNLIIGTLMMNYIGILLTQYAARVPLREPDGFLPESAQFSANAQIPTLLGTRLHWGVLLALLLTSVIYVLLWRTPLGFHLRAVGANVNVARCVGIDTNRNILTALMISGGLAGLAGIIEVSYTYTRLKGEISDGYGFAGILVALLGQLHPLGVLVSAILFSALIVGAQALNVVLQIPASVAQVVQAIVVLLVLLGNAIAQGDNQR